A portion of the Ricinus communis isolate WT05 ecotype wild-type chromosome 10, ASM1957865v1, whole genome shotgun sequence genome contains these proteins:
- the LOC8286339 gene encoding protein RESPONSE TO ABA AND SALT 1 → MPKELGSTSRSTRDGKTIAQSFVSFFEGWLVRQEHYLDELLSVQQHCHESTEEDLKELVSRILSHYEQYYEEKSRLVQGNVFLVFSPPWFSSLEQSFFWIAGFKPSLAFRVLSNSVNDLSEDQNSEVGRLEKETKVNERLLADEFAKIQESLASPPLLQEARLQGRAGEDGRVSDRLAVGSLRSRLEAVVAKADLLRTNTVVKVMEILNSVQKVNFLTAVTRLQLRIRNMEY, encoded by the coding sequence ATGCCAAAGGAGTTAGGTTCAACGTCAAGATCAACAAGAGATGGTAAAACCATTGCCCAGTCCTTCGTTTCATTTTTCGAAGGATGGCTTGTGCGTCAAGAACACTACCTCGACGAACTATTATCCGTTCAACAACACTGCCACGAGTCCACAGAGGAAGATTTAAAAGAACTCGTTTCAAGAATTCTTTCTCATTACGAACAATACTACGAAGAAAAATCAAGACTCGTTCAAGGAAACGTCTTTCTCGTCTTCTCCCCCCCGTGGTTCTCTTCTCTTGAGCAGAGCTTTTTTTGGATTGCAGGTTTCAAACCTTCGCTAGCTTTCCGCGTACTTAGTAACTCCGTCAATGATTTATCTGAGGATCAGAATTCAGAAGTGGGTAGGTTAGAGAAAGAGACGAAAGTGAATGAAAGACTGTTGGCTGATGAGTTCGCCAAAATCCAAGAAAGTCTGGCGTCGCCACCTTTGCTGCAAGAAGCGAGGCTACAAGGGCGCGCGGGGGAGGATGGAAGAGTGAGTGATCGGTTAGCCGTTGGGTCCCTTAGATCCAGGCTGGAAGCCGTAGTGGCAAAAGCGGATTTGTTGAGGACTAATACAGTGGTTAAAGTAATGGAGATATTGAATTCCGTGCAGAAGGTTAACTTTTTGACTGCAGTAACTCGACTTCAGCTAAGGATTAGGAATATGGAGTATTAG